Proteins encoded together in one Lathyrus oleraceus cultivar Zhongwan6 chromosome 5, CAAS_Psat_ZW6_1.0, whole genome shotgun sequence window:
- the LOC127081982 gene encoding uncharacterized protein LOC127081982, translated as MNIGTQQVAKHNNVSIVTTRNGKYNEIVEEVDEEENQLIKVDLEIKENEAAREEVVTPKLVVKEIVIEPKPVVKLPFPTKNKKKGQHDKNFEKFLELFNKLEIKISLLEGMKIPLKKKDRGAATIPCTIRDRSFNKALIDLGVSVSLMPLSIYKKLGIGVVQDTRMTLQFADHSVKKPYGIVEDVLVKIDKFVFLVDFVILEMPEDGEIPLILGRPFLETGRCLLNIEEGTMTLKVYDEELKIDV; from the exons atgaatataggtacccaACAGGTGGCAAAG CATAATAATGTGAGCATTGTGACAACAAGAAATGGTAAATATAATGAAATAGTCGAGGAGGTGGATGAAGAGGAAAATCAATTGATCAAAGTGGATCttgagatcaaagaaaatgaagCTGCGAGGGAAGAAGTGGTAACACCGAAACTAGTAGTGAAAGAAATAGTCATTGAGCCTAAGCCGGTTGTTAAGCTCCCTTTTCCCACCAAAAACAAGAAAAAGGGACAACATGATAAAAACTTTGAAAAGTTTCTAGAGTTGTTCAATAAGCTAGAGATTAAGATTTCGCTGTTGGag GGTATGAAGATTCCATTAAAGAAGAAAGATCGAGGAGCTGCCACCATCCCTTGTACTATTAGAGATAGGTCATTCAACAAAGCTCTTATTGATCTAGGAGTTAGTGTGAGTCTCATGCCATTATCCATTTATAAGAAGCTTGGTATAGGGGTTGTGCAAGATACCAGGATGACACTCCAATTCGCTGATCATTCGGTCAAGAAACCGTATGGTATTGTTGAAGATGTTCTGGtgaaaattgacaagtttgtatTTTTGGTGGATTTTGTAATTCTAGAAATGCCAGAAGATGGAGAGATCCCTCTCATTCTTGGGAGACCCTTTTTAGAGACGGGAAGGTGCTTGCTCAACATAGAAGAAGGGACCATGACGTTGAAGGTTTATGATGAGGAATTGAAGATCGATGTTTGA